Proteins encoded together in one Rana temporaria chromosome 6, aRanTem1.1, whole genome shotgun sequence window:
- the LOC120942626 gene encoding homeobox protein unc-4-like, whose translation MLLSFPLDQSHRLKQRRSRANYSTWQLQELEKVFQANQYPDIFMREALALRLDLLETRVQVWFQNRRAKMKRQIKMQDYQCKSTKNRSDCVGSGRSEDILLVASQSKAVDLSNQSKELLKTEDVRKTPVSSSIAILRAKAREYEAGVCGSGAQHENDLNVYPS comes from the exons ATGTTGCTTTCTTTTCCTTTAGACCAAAGCCATCGCTTGAAGCAACGCAGATCCCGAGCGAATTACTCCACCTGGCAGCTCCAAGAACTGGAAAAAGTGTTTCAGGCCAATCAATACCCTGACATCTTCATGAGAGAAGCCTTGGCTCTAAGGCTGGACTTGTTAGAAACTAGAGTGCAG GTTTGGTTTCAAAACCGCAGAGCAAAGATGAAACGGCAAATAAAAATGCAGGATTACCAGTGCAAATCCACCAAGAACAGGTCAGACTGTGTGGGCAGTGGAAGATCAGAGGATATTCTACTAGTAGCTTCCCAAAGTAAAGCTGTGGACCTTTCAAACCAGTCAAAAGAACTTTTGAAAACAGAAGATGTCAGAAAGACTCCAGTTTCAAGCAGCATTGCCATTCTTCGGGCAAAGGCTCGAGAGTATGAAGCTGGAGTATGTGGATCGGGGGCTCAACATGAAAATGACCTTAATGTGTACCCATCATAG